A single window of Balaenoptera ricei isolate mBalRic1 chromosome 15, mBalRic1.hap2, whole genome shotgun sequence DNA harbors:
- the ELN gene encoding elastin isoform X8 encodes MAGRTAAALRPGALLLLLCLLHPSQPGGVPGAVPGGVPGGVFYPGAGLGGLGVGALGPGGKPPKPGAGLLGAFGPGAGGLVGAGLGAGLGAFPAGAFPGALVPGGPVGAAAAYKAAAKAGAAGLGGVGGIGGVGGLGVPAGAVVPQLGAGVGGKPGKVPGVGLPGVFPGGVLPGAGARFPGVGVLPGVPTGAGVKAKAPGGGGAFAGIPGVGPFGGQQPGVPLGYPIKAPKLPSGYGLPYSTGKLPYGYGPGGVAGAAGKAGYPTGTGVGTQAAAAAAAAKAAAKLGAGGAGVLPGIGVGGAGIPGGPGVIPGIGGIAGAGAPDAAAAAAAAAKAAKYGAAAGLVPGAPGFGPGVVGIPGVGVPGVGVPGVGVPGVGVPGVGVPGVGVPGVGVPGVGVPGVGVPGVGVPGVGVPGVGVPGVGVPGVGIPGAVSPAAAAKAAAKAAKFGARGGVGVGGIPTFGVGAGGFPGFGVGVGGVPGAGLSPAAQAAAAQAAAAKAAKIGAAGALGGLVPGAGGEIPGVPGAVGVPGAGIQAAAAAKAAAKAAQFGLGPGVGLGPGVGLGPGVGLGPGVGLGPGVGVGPGVGIGPGGIIGVGAPAAAKSAAKAAAKAQFRAAAGLPAGVPGFGPGVGVPGLGVGVGVPGFGAGAVPGALAAAKAAKYGAGVPGALGDVGGLGGVGVPGGVVGAGPDAVAAAAKAAAKAAQFGLGVPGGLGVGGLGVGGLGVVPGAAGLGGVSPAAAAKAAKYGAAGLGGFLGAGRPFPLGGVAARPGFGLSPIFPGGGAGGLGVGGKPPKLYGGALGALGYQAGACLGKACGRKRK; translated from the exons GGGTCCCAGGGGCTGTTCCTGGTGGAGTGCCTGGAGGGGTCTTCTACCCAG GGGCTGGTCTCGGAGGCCTGGGAGTAGGAG CACTGGGCCCTGGAGGCAAACCACCCAAGCCAG GGGCTGGACTCCTTGGGGCCTTTGGGCCAG GTGCTGGAGGGCTCGTAGGCGCTGGTCTTGGGGCAG GGCTCGGGGCCTTTCCTGCAGGGGCCTTCCCAGGAGCTCTGGTGCCCGGCGGCCCGGTTGGCGCTGCTGCAGCCTATAAAGCCGCTGCCAAGGCCG GTGCTGCGGGGCTTGGTGGGGTCGGCGGCATTGGTGGCGTTGGTGGCTTAGGAGTGCCTGCAG GTGCGGTGGTACCTCAGCTCGGAGCAGGAGTTGGAGGGAAGCCCGGGAAGGTGCCAG GTGTGGGACTCCCAGGTGTATTCCCAGGCGGAGTGCTCCCCGGCGCAG GAGCTCGGTTCCCGGGTGTAGGGGTGCTCCCTGGGGTTCCCACTGGAGCAGGAGTCAAGGCCAAGGCCCCAG GTGGAGGCGGAGCTTTTGCTGGAATCCCAG GAGTTGGACCCTTTGGAGGTCAGCAGCCTGGAGTCCCTCTGGGGTACCCCATCAAGGCACCCAAGCTGCCAA GTGGCTACGGACTGCCCTACAGCACTGGGAAACTGCCCTATG GCTATGGGCCTGGAGGAGTAGCCGGTGCCGCGGGCAAGGCCGGGTACCCGACAGGGACAG ggGTTGGCACacaggctgcagcagcagcagcagcagctaaaGCAGCAGCAAAGCTTG GTGCTGGAGGAGCCGGCGTTCTCCCTGGCATTGGTGTTGGAGGTGCTGGCATTCCTGGCGGGCCCGGCGTGATTCCTGGCATCGGAGGCATCGCAG GGGCCGGGGCTCcagatgctgctgctgccgctgccgctgccgctaaGGCAGCCAAATATG GCGCTGCTGCAGGCTTAGTGCCTGGTGCGCCAGGCTTTGGCCCAGGAGTAGTCGGCATCCCAGGAGTTGGAGTCCCAGGAGTTGGAGTCCCAGGAGTTGGAGTCCCAGGTGTTGGAGTCCCAGGTGTTGGGGTCCCAGGAGTTGGAGTCCCAGGTGTTGGGGTCCCAGGAGTTGGAGTCCCAGGTGTTGGGGTCCCAGGAGTTGGAGTCCCAGGTGTTGGAGTCCCTGGTGTTGGAGTCCCAGGTGTTGGAGTCCCAGGTGTTGGAATCCCAG GGGCTGTGTCACCAGCTGCAGCTGCTAAAGCAGCAGCCAAAGCAGCCAAATTCG GGGCCAGAGGCGGAGTGGGAGTTGGAGGTATTCCCACTTTCGGCGTCGGTGCTGGGGGCTTTCCTGGCTTCGGTGTCGGAGTCGGAGGTGTTCCTGGAGCTGGCCTTTCCC CAGCAGCCCAAGCAGCCGCCGCCCAGGCAGCCGCCGCCAAGGCAGCCAAGATCG GTGCTGCAGGAGCCCTGGGAGGGCTGGTGCCAGGTGCCGGAGGAGAAATACCAGGTGTGCCAGGCGCTGTAGGGGTACCAG GGGCAGGGATCCAGGCAGCTGCAGCCGCCAAAGCAGCCGCCAAAGCTGCCCAGTTTG GGTTAGGCCCAGGTGTCGGTCTGGGCCCCGGTGTCGGTCTGGGTCCCGGTGTTGGTCTGGGTCCCGGTGTCGGTCTGGGTCCCGGAGTCGGCGTGGGTCCCGGTGTTGGCATTGGCCCCGGTGGCATCATAG gagTAGGGGCCCCAGCTGCAGCCAAATCCGCTGCTAAGGCGGCCGCCAAAGCCCAGTTCC ggGCTGCCGCTGGGCTTCCTGCCGGCGTTCCCGGATTTGGACCCGGTGTTGGAGTTCCTGGACTTGGAGTTGGTGTTGGTGTTCCTGGATTTGGGGCAGGTGCAG TACCTGGAGCCCTGGCCGCAGCTAAAGCTGCCAAGTACG GAGCAGGAGTGCCTGGGGCCCTTGGAGACGTTGGAGGTCTTGGCGGAGTCGGTGTCCCAGGTGGTGTGGTAG gagCCGGACCTGATGCTGTGGCTGCTGCCGCCAAAGCTGCCGCCAAAGCCGCCCAGTTTG GGCTGGGGGTACCCGGTGGGCTCGGAGTCGGTGGGCTCGGAGTCGGAGGGCTTGGAGTTGTCCCAGGGGCTGCGGGCCTTGGAG GTGTGTCCCCAGCTGCAGCTGCTAAAGCAGCCAAATATG GTGCCGCTGGCCTTGGAGGTTTCCTAGGCGCCGGCAGGCCGTTCCCACTTGGAG GTGTCGCAGCAAGGCCTGGCTTCGGACTGTCTCCTATTTTCCCAG GTGGCGGAGCTGGGGGCCTGGGAGTCGGTG GCAAACCTCCCAAGCTCTATGGAGGGGCTCTGGGAGCCCTGGGATACCAAG CTGGGGCCTGCCTGGGGAAAGCCTGTGGCCGGAAGAGAAAGTGA
- the ELN gene encoding elastin isoform X4, translating into MAGRTAAALRPGALLLLLCLLHPSQPGGVPGAVPGGVPGGVFYPGAGLGGLGVGALGPGGKPPKPGAGLLGAFGPGAGGLVGAGLGAGLGAFPAGAFPGALVPGGPVGAAAAYKAAAKAGAAGLGGVGGIGGVGGLGVPAGVGLPGVFPGGVLPGAGARFPGVGVLPGVPTGAGVKAKAPGGGGAFAGIPGVGPFGGQQPGVPLGYPIKAPKLPSGYGLPYSTGKLPYGYGPGGVAGAAGKAGYPTGTGVGTQAAAAAAAAKAAAKLGAGGAGVLPGIGVGGAGIPGGPGVIPGIGGIAGAGAPDAAAAAAAAAKAAKYGAAAGLVPGAPGFGPGVVGIPGVGVPGVGVPGVGVPGVGVPGVGVPGVGVPGVGVPGVGVPGVGVPGVGVPGVGVPGVGVPGVGVPGVGIPGAVSPAAAAKAAAKAAKFGARGGVGVGGIPTFGVGAGGFPGFGVGVGGVPGAGLSPAAQAAAAQAAAAKAAKIGAAGALGGLVPGAGGEIPGVPGAVGVPGAGIQAAAAAKAAAKAAQFGLGPGVGLGPGVGLGPGVGLGPGVGLGPGVGVGPGVGIGPGGIIGVGAPAAAKSAAKAAAKAQFRAAAGLPAGVPGFGPGVGVPGLGVGVGVPGFGAGAVPGALAAAKAAKYGAGVPGALGDVGGLGGVGVPGGVVGAGPDAVAAAAKAAAKAAQFGLGVPGGLGVGGLGVGGLGVVPGAAGLGGVSPAAAAKAAKYGAAGLGGFLGAGRPFPLGGVAARPGFGLSPIFPGGGAGGLGVGGKPPKLYGGALGALGYQAGACLGKACGRKRK; encoded by the exons GGGTCCCAGGGGCTGTTCCTGGTGGAGTGCCTGGAGGGGTCTTCTACCCAG GGGCTGGTCTCGGAGGCCTGGGAGTAGGAG CACTGGGCCCTGGAGGCAAACCACCCAAGCCAG GGGCTGGACTCCTTGGGGCCTTTGGGCCAG GTGCTGGAGGGCTCGTAGGCGCTGGTCTTGGGGCAG GGCTCGGGGCCTTTCCTGCAGGGGCCTTCCCAGGAGCTCTGGTGCCCGGCGGCCCGGTTGGCGCTGCTGCAGCCTATAAAGCCGCTGCCAAGGCCG GTGCTGCGGGGCTTGGTGGGGTCGGCGGCATTGGTGGCGTTGGTGGCTTAGGAGTGCCTGCAG GTGTGGGACTCCCAGGTGTATTCCCAGGCGGAGTGCTCCCCGGCGCAG GAGCTCGGTTCCCGGGTGTAGGGGTGCTCCCTGGGGTTCCCACTGGAGCAGGAGTCAAGGCCAAGGCCCCAG GTGGAGGCGGAGCTTTTGCTGGAATCCCAG GAGTTGGACCCTTTGGAGGTCAGCAGCCTGGAGTCCCTCTGGGGTACCCCATCAAGGCACCCAAGCTGCCAA GTGGCTACGGACTGCCCTACAGCACTGGGAAACTGCCCTATG GCTATGGGCCTGGAGGAGTAGCCGGTGCCGCGGGCAAGGCCGGGTACCCGACAGGGACAG ggGTTGGCACacaggctgcagcagcagcagcagcagctaaaGCAGCAGCAAAGCTTG GTGCTGGAGGAGCCGGCGTTCTCCCTGGCATTGGTGTTGGAGGTGCTGGCATTCCTGGCGGGCCCGGCGTGATTCCTGGCATCGGAGGCATCGCAG GGGCCGGGGCTCcagatgctgctgctgccgctgccgctgccgctaaGGCAGCCAAATATG GCGCTGCTGCAGGCTTAGTGCCTGGTGCGCCAGGCTTTGGCCCAGGAGTAGTCGGCATCCCAGGAGTTGGAGTCCCAGGAGTTGGAGTCCCAGGAGTTGGAGTCCCAGGTGTTGGAGTCCCAGGTGTTGGGGTCCCAGGAGTTGGAGTCCCAGGTGTTGGGGTCCCAGGAGTTGGAGTCCCAGGTGTTGGGGTCCCAGGAGTTGGAGTCCCAGGTGTTGGAGTCCCTGGTGTTGGAGTCCCAGGTGTTGGAGTCCCAGGTGTTGGAATCCCAG GGGCTGTGTCACCAGCTGCAGCTGCTAAAGCAGCAGCCAAAGCAGCCAAATTCG GGGCCAGAGGCGGAGTGGGAGTTGGAGGTATTCCCACTTTCGGCGTCGGTGCTGGGGGCTTTCCTGGCTTCGGTGTCGGAGTCGGAGGTGTTCCTGGAGCTGGCCTTTCCC CAGCAGCCCAAGCAGCCGCCGCCCAGGCAGCCGCCGCCAAGGCAGCCAAGATCG GTGCTGCAGGAGCCCTGGGAGGGCTGGTGCCAGGTGCCGGAGGAGAAATACCAGGTGTGCCAGGCGCTGTAGGGGTACCAG GGGCAGGGATCCAGGCAGCTGCAGCCGCCAAAGCAGCCGCCAAAGCTGCCCAGTTTG GGTTAGGCCCAGGTGTCGGTCTGGGCCCCGGTGTCGGTCTGGGTCCCGGTGTTGGTCTGGGTCCCGGTGTCGGTCTGGGTCCCGGAGTCGGCGTGGGTCCCGGTGTTGGCATTGGCCCCGGTGGCATCATAG gagTAGGGGCCCCAGCTGCAGCCAAATCCGCTGCTAAGGCGGCCGCCAAAGCCCAGTTCC ggGCTGCCGCTGGGCTTCCTGCCGGCGTTCCCGGATTTGGACCCGGTGTTGGAGTTCCTGGACTTGGAGTTGGTGTTGGTGTTCCTGGATTTGGGGCAGGTGCAG TACCTGGAGCCCTGGCCGCAGCTAAAGCTGCCAAGTACG GAGCAGGAGTGCCTGGGGCCCTTGGAGACGTTGGAGGTCTTGGCGGAGTCGGTGTCCCAGGTGGTGTGGTAG gagCCGGACCTGATGCTGTGGCTGCTGCCGCCAAAGCTGCCGCCAAAGCCGCCCAGTTTG GGCTGGGGGTACCCGGTGGGCTCGGAGTCGGTGGGCTCGGAGTCGGAGGGCTTGGAGTTGTCCCAGGGGCTGCGGGCCTTGGAG GTGTGTCCCCAGCTGCAGCTGCTAAAGCAGCCAAATATG GTGCCGCTGGCCTTGGAGGTTTCCTAGGCGCCGGCAGGCCGTTCCCACTTGGAG GTGTCGCAGCAAGGCCTGGCTTCGGACTGTCTCCTATTTTCCCAG GTGGCGGAGCTGGGGGCCTGGGAGTCGGTG GCAAACCTCCCAAGCTCTATGGAGGGGCTCTGGGAGCCCTGGGATACCAAG CTGGGGCCTGCCTGGGGAAAGCCTGTGGCCGGAAGAGAAAGTGA
- the ELN gene encoding elastin isoform X7, producing the protein MAGRTAAALRPGALLLLLCLLHPSQPGGVPGAVPGGVPGGVFYPGAGLGGLGVGALGPGGKPPKPGAGLLGAFGPGAGGLVGAGLGAGLGAFPAGAFPGALVPGGPVGAAAAYKAAAKAGAAGLGGVGGIGGVGGLGVPAGVGLPGVFPGGVLPGAGGGGAFAGIPGVGPFGGQQPGVPLGYPIKAPKLPSGYGLPYSTGKLPYGYGPGGVAGAAGKAGYPTGTGVGTQAAAAAAAAKAAAKLGAGGAGVLPGIGVGGAGIPGGPGVIPGIGGIAGAGAPDAAAAAAAAAKAAKYGAAAGLVPGAPGFGPGVVGIPGVGVPGVGVPGVGVPGVGVPGVGVPGVGVPGVGVPGVGVPGVGVPGVGVPGVGVPGVGVPGVGVPGVGIPGAVSPAAAAKAAAKAAKFGARGGVGVGGIPTFGVGAGGFPGFGVGVGGVPGAGLSPAAQAAAAQAAAAKAAKIGAAGALGGLVPGAGGEIPGVPGAVGVPGAGIQAAAAAKAAAKAAQFGLGPGVGLGPGVGLGPGVGLGPGVGLGPGVGVGPGVGIGPGGIIGVGAPAAAKSAAKAAAKAQFRAAAGLPAGVPGFGPGVGVPGLGVGVGVPGFGAGAVPGALAAAKAAKYGAGVPGALGDVGGLGGVGVPGGVVGAGPDAVAAAAKAAAKAAQFGLGVPGGLGVGGLGVGGLGVVPGAAGLGGVSPAAAAKAAKYGAAGLGGFLGAGRPFPLGGVAARPGFGLSPIFPGGGAGGLGVGGKPPKLYGGALGALGYQAGACLGKACGRKRK; encoded by the exons GGGTCCCAGGGGCTGTTCCTGGTGGAGTGCCTGGAGGGGTCTTCTACCCAG GGGCTGGTCTCGGAGGCCTGGGAGTAGGAG CACTGGGCCCTGGAGGCAAACCACCCAAGCCAG GGGCTGGACTCCTTGGGGCCTTTGGGCCAG GTGCTGGAGGGCTCGTAGGCGCTGGTCTTGGGGCAG GGCTCGGGGCCTTTCCTGCAGGGGCCTTCCCAGGAGCTCTGGTGCCCGGCGGCCCGGTTGGCGCTGCTGCAGCCTATAAAGCCGCTGCCAAGGCCG GTGCTGCGGGGCTTGGTGGGGTCGGCGGCATTGGTGGCGTTGGTGGCTTAGGAGTGCCTGCAG GTGTGGGACTCCCAGGTGTATTCCCAGGCGGAGTGCTCCCCGGCGCAG GTGGAGGCGGAGCTTTTGCTGGAATCCCAG GAGTTGGACCCTTTGGAGGTCAGCAGCCTGGAGTCCCTCTGGGGTACCCCATCAAGGCACCCAAGCTGCCAA GTGGCTACGGACTGCCCTACAGCACTGGGAAACTGCCCTATG GCTATGGGCCTGGAGGAGTAGCCGGTGCCGCGGGCAAGGCCGGGTACCCGACAGGGACAG ggGTTGGCACacaggctgcagcagcagcagcagcagctaaaGCAGCAGCAAAGCTTG GTGCTGGAGGAGCCGGCGTTCTCCCTGGCATTGGTGTTGGAGGTGCTGGCATTCCTGGCGGGCCCGGCGTGATTCCTGGCATCGGAGGCATCGCAG GGGCCGGGGCTCcagatgctgctgctgccgctgccgctgccgctaaGGCAGCCAAATATG GCGCTGCTGCAGGCTTAGTGCCTGGTGCGCCAGGCTTTGGCCCAGGAGTAGTCGGCATCCCAGGAGTTGGAGTCCCAGGAGTTGGAGTCCCAGGAGTTGGAGTCCCAGGTGTTGGAGTCCCAGGTGTTGGGGTCCCAGGAGTTGGAGTCCCAGGTGTTGGGGTCCCAGGAGTTGGAGTCCCAGGTGTTGGGGTCCCAGGAGTTGGAGTCCCAGGTGTTGGAGTCCCTGGTGTTGGAGTCCCAGGTGTTGGAGTCCCAGGTGTTGGAATCCCAG GGGCTGTGTCACCAGCTGCAGCTGCTAAAGCAGCAGCCAAAGCAGCCAAATTCG GGGCCAGAGGCGGAGTGGGAGTTGGAGGTATTCCCACTTTCGGCGTCGGTGCTGGGGGCTTTCCTGGCTTCGGTGTCGGAGTCGGAGGTGTTCCTGGAGCTGGCCTTTCCC CAGCAGCCCAAGCAGCCGCCGCCCAGGCAGCCGCCGCCAAGGCAGCCAAGATCG GTGCTGCAGGAGCCCTGGGAGGGCTGGTGCCAGGTGCCGGAGGAGAAATACCAGGTGTGCCAGGCGCTGTAGGGGTACCAG GGGCAGGGATCCAGGCAGCTGCAGCCGCCAAAGCAGCCGCCAAAGCTGCCCAGTTTG GGTTAGGCCCAGGTGTCGGTCTGGGCCCCGGTGTCGGTCTGGGTCCCGGTGTTGGTCTGGGTCCCGGTGTCGGTCTGGGTCCCGGAGTCGGCGTGGGTCCCGGTGTTGGCATTGGCCCCGGTGGCATCATAG gagTAGGGGCCCCAGCTGCAGCCAAATCCGCTGCTAAGGCGGCCGCCAAAGCCCAGTTCC ggGCTGCCGCTGGGCTTCCTGCCGGCGTTCCCGGATTTGGACCCGGTGTTGGAGTTCCTGGACTTGGAGTTGGTGTTGGTGTTCCTGGATTTGGGGCAGGTGCAG TACCTGGAGCCCTGGCCGCAGCTAAAGCTGCCAAGTACG GAGCAGGAGTGCCTGGGGCCCTTGGAGACGTTGGAGGTCTTGGCGGAGTCGGTGTCCCAGGTGGTGTGGTAG gagCCGGACCTGATGCTGTGGCTGCTGCCGCCAAAGCTGCCGCCAAAGCCGCCCAGTTTG GGCTGGGGGTACCCGGTGGGCTCGGAGTCGGTGGGCTCGGAGTCGGAGGGCTTGGAGTTGTCCCAGGGGCTGCGGGCCTTGGAG GTGTGTCCCCAGCTGCAGCTGCTAAAGCAGCCAAATATG GTGCCGCTGGCCTTGGAGGTTTCCTAGGCGCCGGCAGGCCGTTCCCACTTGGAG GTGTCGCAGCAAGGCCTGGCTTCGGACTGTCTCCTATTTTCCCAG GTGGCGGAGCTGGGGGCCTGGGAGTCGGTG GCAAACCTCCCAAGCTCTATGGAGGGGCTCTGGGAGCCCTGGGATACCAAG CTGGGGCCTGCCTGGGGAAAGCCTGTGGCCGGAAGAGAAAGTGA
- the ELN gene encoding elastin isoform X6, translating to MAGRTAAALRPGALLLLLCLLHPSQPGGVPGAVPGGVPGGVFYPGAGLGGLGVGALGPGGKPPKPGAGLLGAFGPGAGGLVGAGLGAGLGAFPAGAFPGALVPGGPVGAAAAYKAAAKAGAAGLGGVGGIGGVGGLGVPAGAVVPQLGAGVGGKPGKVPGVGLPGVFPGGVLPGAGGGGAFAGIPGVGPFGGGYGLPYSTGKLPYGYGPGGVAGAAGKAGYPTGTGVGTQAAAAAAAAKAAAKLGAGGAGVLPGIGVGGAGIPGGPGVIPGIGGIAGAGAPDAAAAAAAAAKAAKYGAAAGLVPGAPGFGPGVVGIPGVGVPGVGVPGVGVPGVGVPGVGVPGVGVPGVGVPGVGVPGVGVPGVGVPGVGVPGVGVPGVGVPGVGIPGAVSPAAAAKAAAKAAKFGARGGVGVGGIPTFGVGAGGFPGFGVGVGGVPGAGLSPAAQAAAAQAAAAKAAKIGAAGALGGLVPGAGGEIPGVPGAVGVPGAGIQAAAAAKAAAKAAQFGLGPGVGLGPGVGLGPGVGLGPGVGLGPGVGVGPGVGIGPGGIIGVGAPAAAKSAAKAAAKAQFRAAAGLPAGVPGFGPGVGVPGLGVGVGVPGFGAGAVPGALAAAKAAKYGAGVPGALGDVGGLGGVGVPGGVVGAGPDAVAAAAKAAAKAAQFGLGVPGGLGVGGLGVGGLGVVPGAAGLGGVSPAAAAKAAKYGAAGLGGFLGAGRPFPLGGVAARPGFGLSPIFPGGGAGGLGVGGKPPKLYGGALGALGYQAGACLGKACGRKRK from the exons GGGTCCCAGGGGCTGTTCCTGGTGGAGTGCCTGGAGGGGTCTTCTACCCAG GGGCTGGTCTCGGAGGCCTGGGAGTAGGAG CACTGGGCCCTGGAGGCAAACCACCCAAGCCAG GGGCTGGACTCCTTGGGGCCTTTGGGCCAG GTGCTGGAGGGCTCGTAGGCGCTGGTCTTGGGGCAG GGCTCGGGGCCTTTCCTGCAGGGGCCTTCCCAGGAGCTCTGGTGCCCGGCGGCCCGGTTGGCGCTGCTGCAGCCTATAAAGCCGCTGCCAAGGCCG GTGCTGCGGGGCTTGGTGGGGTCGGCGGCATTGGTGGCGTTGGTGGCTTAGGAGTGCCTGCAG GTGCGGTGGTACCTCAGCTCGGAGCAGGAGTTGGAGGGAAGCCCGGGAAGGTGCCAG GTGTGGGACTCCCAGGTGTATTCCCAGGCGGAGTGCTCCCCGGCGCAG GTGGAGGCGGAGCTTTTGCTGGAATCCCAG GAGTTGGACCCTTTGGAG GTGGCTACGGACTGCCCTACAGCACTGGGAAACTGCCCTATG GCTATGGGCCTGGAGGAGTAGCCGGTGCCGCGGGCAAGGCCGGGTACCCGACAGGGACAG ggGTTGGCACacaggctgcagcagcagcagcagcagctaaaGCAGCAGCAAAGCTTG GTGCTGGAGGAGCCGGCGTTCTCCCTGGCATTGGTGTTGGAGGTGCTGGCATTCCTGGCGGGCCCGGCGTGATTCCTGGCATCGGAGGCATCGCAG GGGCCGGGGCTCcagatgctgctgctgccgctgccgctgccgctaaGGCAGCCAAATATG GCGCTGCTGCAGGCTTAGTGCCTGGTGCGCCAGGCTTTGGCCCAGGAGTAGTCGGCATCCCAGGAGTTGGAGTCCCAGGAGTTGGAGTCCCAGGAGTTGGAGTCCCAGGTGTTGGAGTCCCAGGTGTTGGGGTCCCAGGAGTTGGAGTCCCAGGTGTTGGGGTCCCAGGAGTTGGAGTCCCAGGTGTTGGGGTCCCAGGAGTTGGAGTCCCAGGTGTTGGAGTCCCTGGTGTTGGAGTCCCAGGTGTTGGAGTCCCAGGTGTTGGAATCCCAG GGGCTGTGTCACCAGCTGCAGCTGCTAAAGCAGCAGCCAAAGCAGCCAAATTCG GGGCCAGAGGCGGAGTGGGAGTTGGAGGTATTCCCACTTTCGGCGTCGGTGCTGGGGGCTTTCCTGGCTTCGGTGTCGGAGTCGGAGGTGTTCCTGGAGCTGGCCTTTCCC CAGCAGCCCAAGCAGCCGCCGCCCAGGCAGCCGCCGCCAAGGCAGCCAAGATCG GTGCTGCAGGAGCCCTGGGAGGGCTGGTGCCAGGTGCCGGAGGAGAAATACCAGGTGTGCCAGGCGCTGTAGGGGTACCAG GGGCAGGGATCCAGGCAGCTGCAGCCGCCAAAGCAGCCGCCAAAGCTGCCCAGTTTG GGTTAGGCCCAGGTGTCGGTCTGGGCCCCGGTGTCGGTCTGGGTCCCGGTGTTGGTCTGGGTCCCGGTGTCGGTCTGGGTCCCGGAGTCGGCGTGGGTCCCGGTGTTGGCATTGGCCCCGGTGGCATCATAG gagTAGGGGCCCCAGCTGCAGCCAAATCCGCTGCTAAGGCGGCCGCCAAAGCCCAGTTCC ggGCTGCCGCTGGGCTTCCTGCCGGCGTTCCCGGATTTGGACCCGGTGTTGGAGTTCCTGGACTTGGAGTTGGTGTTGGTGTTCCTGGATTTGGGGCAGGTGCAG TACCTGGAGCCCTGGCCGCAGCTAAAGCTGCCAAGTACG GAGCAGGAGTGCCTGGGGCCCTTGGAGACGTTGGAGGTCTTGGCGGAGTCGGTGTCCCAGGTGGTGTGGTAG gagCCGGACCTGATGCTGTGGCTGCTGCCGCCAAAGCTGCCGCCAAAGCCGCCCAGTTTG GGCTGGGGGTACCCGGTGGGCTCGGAGTCGGTGGGCTCGGAGTCGGAGGGCTTGGAGTTGTCCCAGGGGCTGCGGGCCTTGGAG GTGTGTCCCCAGCTGCAGCTGCTAAAGCAGCCAAATATG GTGCCGCTGGCCTTGGAGGTTTCCTAGGCGCCGGCAGGCCGTTCCCACTTGGAG GTGTCGCAGCAAGGCCTGGCTTCGGACTGTCTCCTATTTTCCCAG GTGGCGGAGCTGGGGGCCTGGGAGTCGGTG GCAAACCTCCCAAGCTCTATGGAGGGGCTCTGGGAGCCCTGGGATACCAAG CTGGGGCCTGCCTGGGGAAAGCCTGTGGCCGGAAGAGAAAGTGA